The window ACATCCAGTATGGCGAGGCGGATGCCTCGCTGCTTCCGAACTGGCTGAAATCGCTCTTTCCCTCAGACAAGCGGTTCCGGCTGGTGCAGTTTGTCCAGCCCACCCAGGAGCTCGGCATCTACACGGCGACAGCGGCTGGCTCGTATCCCGCCGCGCCCTCCAGCACATCAAGCTGGCTGTCGGCTTTCAAAACCCCGGTGACCGCGCAGCAGCCGCGAGCCCGCGTGCTGGCCGAGGACGTGGCGCTCCTGATCATCCGGCCCCGCCTGTCCCCCGGGGAAGAGGAGGCTGTCGCCGGATCGCTGGGCTCCACCTACAATAACACGACGCGCGGCTCGATCCTCTCGCCCAACTATCATTATGATTCCCGCGCCTGGCAGAGCGGGTATCCCTCCGGTCGGGTGCCGTCGACCGGGTCGACATTGACTCGTCCCCAGCTCATGCGCAATCAACTGCCGCCCATCGTCGATGTGGCGATGGTCTGCGTGGACCGGAGATCTGTTGCCCGGCTGGGCAACTCCTCGTCCACTCCCCCGGCGGAGTTGAAGGTGCCGTCCACCCTGTTCACCGACAGTTCCAGGCTCGACGCCGATCTCGCGGCCTATAGCCAGCAGCTGTCGAATGCCAACATCCGTCACCGGGTTTTCCGCAGCGCGGTCGAGATCCAGGGCGCCAAGTGGTCCAATAACTGATATGAAACATCTTCCAAGGCAACGTGCGTTTGCGCTCGTACTCGTCCTGATCGTCATCGTGCTGGCTGCGACCATGGCGGTGTTCTTCCTGGCGAGCGCGGGCCAGGAGCGCCGGGGAGTCGACCTGTACGGTCGGGGCAGCCAGGCGAGGCATCTTGCCGGGATGGCGGTGAGCCGGGTGATGGGGCAGATCGGCGCGGCGACAAAGGAAGGCAGCGCATCTGATCCGGTGGCCTGGGCATCGCAGCCGGGGATGGTCCGCACCTACGGAAAGAATGGAAATCCCAAGAGCATCTATAAACTCTATTCATGGGATACCGATCTGCTCAAGGCGGGGACGGGTTACAATCCCTTTACCAGCTCGGAGATGCCTCCGGCCGGGTGGAAGAACCAGCCCCAGATGTATACCGACCTGAACCAGGCGATCAATGGCGTGTATCCGATCGTCGACCCCGGGGCGCTCAATATGGTCGAGGGATTCAGTATCGACTCATCCAATGCAGCGGTGGCCGGGTCTGGATCGCAGGCGCCCATGCCGGTGAAGTGGCTGTACGTCCTCGAGGATGGCCAGATGGTGGCGGGCAGCGGCGCCTCGGGTTCCTCCGTGACGGTGACGGGTGCCTCGCCGACCAACCCCATCGTGGGGCGCGTGGCGTTCTGGACGGATGACGAGACGTCCAAGGTAAATGTCAATACAGCCAGCGAGGGAGAGTTTTGGGATACGCCGAAGTCGGCGACGCGGGACGAGATGCAGTTCGCGGCCAATCCTCCGGTGCGCTATGAGTTTCAGCGCACGCCGGGCCATCCTGCCATGACCTCGCTGAGCGCGGTTTTTCCCGAGTTGATGACGGGGAGCCGCTGGGGCAGCACCTCGACCTACCGGCAGGAGTTGCGACGTTTGTACACGCTGACCCCCAGGGTGTCGGGCGGGGTGATCGGCGGGAGTGGTGATGGCGGATCGGAGGGCGGCACGCTGCCGGTGGCATCCTATACCACTGATTACTCCCTCACGACGCTTCCGACGATTCCGTCCAAGATCACCCTGGATTCGGATCGCCTTTACGCGACGGTGGATGACTTCTGGTTCAGGCCCGATCGGAGCGCGCAGAGCGCCTTTACCAGCGCTTCATCGCCGGTCAGTGTTTCCTCCTTCGAGAAGCGCCAGTTTTTCCTGACGGCCAACAGCCGCGCTCCCGAGACCACGCTCTTCGAGACGCCGCGCGTGAGCCTCTGGCCCGTCACCTGGCCGTGGCCCTCCTCGTATTTTCGCCAGATGAAAAATCCCGCGACCTTCCGGGGCCGCAACTCGGGAGCCGCACCTTCCTCTGTCGATCCTGCGAGCCCGATCGACCAGAACCCGTGGATGACCGCGGAGGAGAGATTGCTGGCGTTCTGCGCCACGCTCAATGCGACGTCGAGTGCGCCCCTGCGCTATTATTTCCAACGGCAGAATCCCGACAGCCCGTCCCATGACTGGACAAACATCCAGCGCAATCAGCAGCTGGTGAATTACCTCCGGACGACATTCGACCGTGACATCCCGGGTTTTGGCGGAAATCTCGCCTCTCATTGGGGCTCCGGTGCGGCCGATGCCATCGCTCTGGGAACATTTGATTTCAGCCGCTCGATGATCAACCAGGTGACGATGGCGTCGACCGCCGCCAACACGGTGACGCCGGGAGCCAACGAGGTCGGCTATTCCTTCACGGGACTGGCGTCTCGCGATATCTGGATCAACGGAACTCGCAGACAAACCTACGCCGAGCCCAATGCCTACACGGTGGCTCCGCTCCATGCCACGGTGAACGGGTCGACCTACACCACCCAGGGCAGTTATCCCCGACTGACCGGCGTCTCCGTGCTCTTTTATGCCACGGCGAGGCGGTTGCCCGTGCCTCCCGCCCCGGCACCCCCGGCGCGGGCAACGGGCGGCAATCCGGAGAACGATTACTACAACCCCTTCAACTGGCAGTATCTTATCAATGCCGGTCCGACCTATGGTGGTTCCGGGGACTATCCTGTCGGCAGTCAGACGACGCAGAT of the Terrimicrobium sacchariphilum genome contains:
- the vccC gene encoding Verru_Chthon cassette protein C, whose protein sequence is MARAARAFTFIELLVAIAVLMIVMVVLLQITGKVGEIWRSSSGKISAFQNARAAFSTLNLQISRATLNAYNDYVDSSGQGRTEANAGTFVPTRFARASDLHFLSGPAAQIVPGADAAGNPGDAIFFQAPLGETDDTQLASLNRALNSTGFYIQYGEADASLLPNWLKSLFPSDKRFRLVQFVQPTQELGIYTATAAGSYPAAPSSTSSWLSAFKTPVTAQQPRARVLAEDVALLIIRPRLSPGEEEAVAGSLGSTYNNTTRGSILSPNYHYDSRAWQSGYPSGRVPSTGSTLTRPQLMRNQLPPIVDVAMVCVDRRSVARLGNSSSTPPAELKVPSTLFTDSSRLDADLAAYSQQLSNANIRHRVFRSAVEIQGAKWSNN